CTCGGTGATCGCCATCCCGGCCCACACGCCGTCGAAGCGCTCGGCCTGCTCGTCGTCGGCCACCGAGGCGATGGCGGAGTTGCCCAGCCCCTGGCGCGGCATCGAGAGCAGCAGGCCGACGTCGCCCCAGCACATCTCGGCGATCGAGAGCACCGAGGCGAGGTTGGCGCCGTTCTTCGAGCCCGCCTGCTTCTCCTCGGGCTTCTCGTCGCGGCGTACGCCGGCGGCGCCGGCACCCTCCGCGGCCCCGGACTCCGAGAGCCCGTCGATCATCGAGGCGAGCATGTCGAGCTCGGTGGGGTAGGCGTGCTCGGCCTTGTCGTACTTGCGCGAGATGGGCCGCAGCATGTTCATCGCGACCTGGTGGGCCTGGTCGCGCAGCGGGCGGAACTTCTTGGGGTCGTCCAGATTGATCATGGTGTGGTTGCCCTCAGACGAGGACGGCTCCTTCCATCACGCCGACGGCCCGCAGGTCGCGGTACCACCGCTCGACCGGGTGCTCCTTGACGAAGCCGTGGCCACCGAGCAGCTGGACGCCGTCGAGGCCGATCCGCATGCCCTTCTCGGCGCACAGCCGGCGCGCCAGCGCGACCTCGCGGGAGAAGTCCTTGCCCGCGGCGGCGCGGCCGGCGGCCTTGTAGGTCAGCAGGCGCATGGCCTGCAGCTCGATCGCGATGTCGGCGACCATGAACGCCACCGACTGGCGGTGCGCCACGGGCTCGCCGAAGGCGTGGCGCTCCTTGACGTAGGGGGTCACGTAGTCGAGCACCGACTGGCCGGTGCCGACCGCGAGGGCGCACCACGCCAGGCGCGAGAGCCGCACGCACTCGGCGTACGTCGAGCCGTCGGTCTCGCCGAGGACCGCGTCGGCGGGCAGGGTGACGCCCTCGAGGCGCAGGCGGGCCATCGAGGCGGCCCGCACGCCCATGCCGGGGTCGGACTCGACGCTCAGGCCGGGGGTCGAGGACTCCACCAGGAACAGCACCGGGCTGCCCTCGAGCTCGGCGCCCACGACGAAGAGCTCGGCCTCGGCGGCGCGCACGACGGCGCTCTTGAGCCCGTCGAGGACGAAGCCGTCGGGCGTGCGCCGCGCGGTGGTGCTGGGCGAGAGGGCGTCGAAGAGGACGGCGGGCTCGCTGATCGCCAGCGCGGCCGCCGGCACCTCGTCGCCGGTGAAGGCGGGCAGGTAGGTCTGCTGCTGGGCCTCGGTGCCCCACAGGCCCAGGGCGGTGGCGACCGCACCCGGGGCGAGGGCGGCCACGGCCAGGCCCATGTCGCCGCGGGAGAGCGCCTCGGCGACCAGGGTGCCGGCGACGGCCGAGCGCTCCTCGGAGATGCCGCCGAGCGACTCGGGCACGCCGAGGATCGGCAGCCCGATGTCGAGGCTGGCCTTGAGGACGGGCTCGGGGGCGGCGCACGCCTCGTCGGCCTCCGCGGCGGCGGGGCGCACCACCTCGGCGGCGTACTCGCCCACGACGTCGACGAGCATCTGCTCGTCCTCGCTGGGCGTCAGGTCGAAGACGCCCTTCGGCGCCGCAGCCGGCACCCGGACGCCGGCCTTCTGCCGGCTGCCCGCGCGGGTGAAGGCACGGTTGGCGCTGGTGGCGGCCTGGAAGCCGGTGCGGGTGACGGTGAAGACCGCCTGCTCGGCCTGCTTGCGCAGGCCCACGCGGTCGAGGAGGTCGCTCTGGGCGAGCTTGCCGAGGGCGGCCACGGCGTAGCCGATGGGGTCGCGCACCTCGGTGTCCGCCAGCCCGTGCCTTCCCCCGGGGCGCAGCCGCGCCGGGAGGCTCTTGGTCAGGTCCATGACGTCAATGTAACTGTGAGTTACACATTGCGCTACAGGTGGGTGCGTGGTCCGGGTCACAGCGCAGCGTTGGTTTAGCGGGCGCCGTGGGGCTCTCCTAGGATCGCGGGCATGCCCGCACCGCCAGAGCAGCCCGAGCACGCGCCGTACGGCCCCCTCCCCGAGGGCGGCACGGTCCGCCCGATCACCCGCTGGGGCACCCCGGTCATGCACCGCCCCCAGGAGCCGGTCACGACGTACGACGACGAGCTGCGCGCCCTGGTCGCCGACATGGTCGCCACCATGTACGCCGCCGACGGGGTCGGCCTGGCCGCCTGCCAGATCGGCGTCGACCGGGCCGTCTTCGTCTTCGACTGCCCCGACGAGTCGGGCGAGCGCACCGTCGGCGTGGTCTGCAACCCCGAGCTCGAGCTCCCGGAGGGCAAGGAGCGCCACCTCGACGACTCCGACGAGGGCTGCCTGTCCTACCCCGGCGCCTTTGTGCCCTGCGCCCGCCCCGACACCGCGACCGTGCACGGCACCGGGCTCGACGGCGAGCCGGTCACCTTCACCGGCGACGGCCTGCTGGCCCGCTGCCTGCAGCACGAGACCGACCACACCCGCGGCACGGTCTTCGGCGACCGCCTGGCCACCAAGCAGCGCAAGAAGCTCGCCAAGGAGCACGACCGAGCCGTCGAGGAGTACCCGGAGGGCTGGCCCGCCGAGTGAGGGTCTACTGGCCGGGTGCATGAGTCCCCGGTCAGCCGGGGATTCATGCACTTAGTGGGTGTTGCAACACCTGACAAGTGCATGAGTCACCGGTCGGCCGGGGACTCATGCAGGGCCGCTAAGCACCCCTCGCCGGGAAGGCGGTCCCGCCGTCGGCGGCCAGCGCCTCGGCGACCACGCGCAGGTGCTCCTCGCGCAGGTCGTCGGGCAGCGGCGGCAGCACGTCGTCCCAGAACGCCAGCATCGCGCCGCGGCCCTGCATCATCCCGGCGGGGCGGGCCAGCGCCCACAGGTGGAAGTGCTCCGAGCCGTCGCCCCAGCGCGCCAGGTGGGTGCGGGCCACGCCCGGCACCGCCTTGACCGCGTTGCTCACCCGTTGCAGCAGCGGGCCCAGGGTGGCGAGCAGCTCGAGCGGCGCGTCCTCGAGCAGCACGTGCTCACGCGGGGCGATCCCGCCCACGAACGGCAGCCCGAAGGGCACGAACCCCGAGCGCACCTGCCACAGGTCGTCGTGCCAGATGGTGTGCTCCGACGGCTGGCAGTGACCGCACTCGCTGCGGTCGGCCTCGCCCGCCCGCGGCGCCTCGGGCACCAGCATCGGCTCCAACGGGCGCAGCGTGACCTCCTCGAAGCAGGAGAGACGGTCCTCGACCAGTGGACGGCCCGGGAGCCGCTCGCCGATCGGGAGGGTGCGGTGGTAGGCGGAGTCGGCGGGTCGTTGGTCCATGGGGCGAAAGTAGCGAATACTCTCCGAGCGTGCTTTACCTTTCTCGGGTCACCGCCGGCGCCGCACTGACCGCCCTCGCCCTGTCGGGCTGCACGGCTCAGGGAGACGGCTCGCCCGCCGCGGCACCGACCGCCACCGTCACGGTGACCACCACGCCCGCCCCCAGCCCGGACGACGGCGACGTCCAGGACGCGATCACGATCGAGTCGATGTCCAGCGGCACCACCTGCTACGACCGTCCCTACCCCGACCTCGCGTGGCTCGACGTCACCTACGAGGTCCTGCGCGACGTCGAGCACCTGGACTTCTCGTTGGTCGACAGCGACGGGGTCCGGTCGATCGGTCCGGCGATCGACCTCCCACCCACCAACTTCGGCGGCACCATCGCCTTCGGCGGCGAGTACGCCT
The Nocardioides marinisabuli genome window above contains:
- a CDS encoding acyl-CoA dehydrogenase family protein; translation: MDLTKSLPARLRPGGRHGLADTEVRDPIGYAVAALGKLAQSDLLDRVGLRKQAEQAVFTVTRTGFQAATSANRAFTRAGSRQKAGVRVPAAAPKGVFDLTPSEDEQMLVDVVGEYAAEVVRPAAAEADEACAAPEPVLKASLDIGLPILGVPESLGGISEERSAVAGTLVAEALSRGDMGLAVAALAPGAVATALGLWGTEAQQQTYLPAFTGDEVPAAALAISEPAVLFDALSPSTTARRTPDGFVLDGLKSAVVRAAEAELFVVGAELEGSPVLFLVESSTPGLSVESDPGMGVRAASMARLRLEGVTLPADAVLGETDGSTYAECVRLSRLAWCALAVGTGQSVLDYVTPYVKERHAFGEPVAHRQSVAFMVADIAIELQAMRLLTYKAAGRAAAGKDFSREVALARRLCAEKGMRIGLDGVQLLGGHGFVKEHPVERWYRDLRAVGVMEGAVLV
- the def gene encoding peptide deformylase translates to MPAPPEQPEHAPYGPLPEGGTVRPITRWGTPVMHRPQEPVTTYDDELRALVADMVATMYAADGVGLAACQIGVDRAVFVFDCPDESGERTVGVVCNPELELPEGKERHLDDSDEGCLSYPGAFVPCARPDTATVHGTGLDGEPVTFTGDGLLARCLQHETDHTRGTVFGDRLATKQRKKLAKEHDRAVEEYPEGWPAE